A window from Opitutia bacterium ISCC 52 encodes these proteins:
- a CDS encoding pyridoxal phosphate-dependent aminotransferase, which produces MKPHFSQRSESIAPSVTLAIDAKAKEMKAEGIDVVGFGTGQPDFDTPDFIKEAAKQALDDGFTKYTAAAGIPELRQAIADKFKRENDLDYKASQIVVNCGGKHSVFNVMMVLCEEGDEVIVPAPYWLSYPEIVKIAGATPVVIEAGDETDFKVTPDQLRDAITDKTRLFILNSPSNPTGAVYTPDEIKALGDISVEKNVLIMSDEIYEHLLYDGAVHKSVASFSPEHQENTIIVHGLAKAWSMTGWRLGFIAAPEAIAKKISALQSHSTSNPTSFAQKGGVVALNEPMDHLQGWMKAFAERRAYAHDRLTAMAGITCYKSQGAFYLFPNISGTGLKSSEFCERLLEEENVAAVPGLAFGADDYVRISYATSMEQIVKGLDRMERFFSQLA; this is translated from the coding sequence ATGAAACCACATTTTTCACAACGCTCTGAGTCGATTGCTCCTTCCGTCACGCTGGCGATAGATGCCAAAGCCAAGGAAATGAAAGCCGAAGGCATTGATGTCGTTGGCTTTGGAACTGGGCAGCCCGATTTCGATACGCCCGACTTTATTAAGGAAGCCGCCAAGCAGGCGCTTGATGACGGGTTTACTAAGTACACAGCAGCAGCCGGCATACCCGAATTGCGGCAGGCGATTGCCGACAAGTTCAAACGAGAAAATGATCTAGATTATAAGGCTAGTCAGATCGTGGTGAACTGTGGCGGTAAGCATTCTGTCTTTAACGTAATGATGGTGTTGTGTGAGGAAGGGGACGAAGTGATCGTGCCTGCTCCTTACTGGTTGAGCTATCCGGAGATTGTGAAGATTGCTGGAGCTACTCCGGTGGTCATTGAGGCGGGTGACGAGACGGACTTTAAAGTTACACCCGATCAATTGCGGGATGCTATCACAGATAAAACCCGATTGTTTATTCTCAATTCTCCAAGCAATCCTACCGGGGCCGTTTATACGCCTGATGAGATTAAAGCTCTTGGCGATATTTCCGTGGAGAAAAATGTCCTCATCATGAGCGATGAGATCTACGAGCACCTGCTTTATGACGGTGCAGTCCACAAGAGCGTGGCTTCCTTTTCACCGGAGCACCAGGAGAACACGATCATTGTTCACGGCTTGGCCAAGGCGTGGAGTATGACGGGTTGGCGATTGGGTTTTATTGCTGCGCCCGAGGCGATCGCTAAGAAAATCTCAGCTCTGCAAAGCCACAGCACGAGCAATCCCACCTCCTTTGCGCAAAAGGGCGGGGTAGTCGCGTTAAATGAACCCATGGATCATCTGCAAGGCTGGATGAAAGCATTTGCCGAACGACGGGCCTATGCACACGACAGGCTTACTGCTATGGCGGGAATAACCTGTTATAAGAGTCAGGGGGCATTCTATCTTTTCCCCAATATTTCCGGTACTGGACTCAAGTCTTCTGAATTCTGCGAGCGGCTGCTTGAGGAGGAAAATGTAGCTGCGGTTCCTGGACTGGCTTTCGGAGCAGACGATTACGTTCGGATCAGTTATGCGACGAGCATGGAACAGATTGTGAAAGGCCTCGATCGAATGGAACGATTCTTTAGCCAATTAGCATGA
- a CDS encoding sulfatase-like hydrolase/transferase, giving the protein MNKRLLLPILLSALTACLLPAAKQPNILFIFADDQSSRTISSYPESYEWSHTPNIDRLAETGIRFEHAYMSSWCMPARAMMLTGLQQHDIPSLHMEGPYPGAAYDPDEMQFWPKHLKENGYTTGHVGKWHTANDTAYGRAWDYQYAWVRPVPTPGNSREYYVDQTIIENGKKIGPVDAYATDNYTDRAIEFIKGDHRDDDKPWYLWLCYTAVHGPFTPADRHLEEYDGVDIPEPADLYPPRPGKPEYSGTTSRYKADDKGIARLYSNGRYGESLYDGTRQYHQAVIGIDENVGRLIRTLKSTGQLENTLVVYTADQGFAWGQHGFRHKLAPYAANIRVPFIVSMPGTVTEGEVCTSPVGGIDLIPTFYKFAGIDLPWNMHGRDLTPLFRRPNRKWDHPLFLTYTARSYRPDTHTIQKKEELPGQVPWYGFVIKDRLKYIQTFIEGEIPELYHIDNDPHELHNLALMPQYRTQVKKHQKLLVSELKRTNAQFVDSLPTVKGF; this is encoded by the coding sequence ATGAACAAAAGACTTCTTCTTCCTATTCTCTTGTCGGCTCTTACTGCCTGTCTACTACCGGCAGCCAAGCAGCCTAACATTCTATTTATATTCGCAGACGATCAGAGCTCGCGAACGATTAGTAGTTATCCAGAATCCTACGAGTGGTCGCATACCCCCAACATCGACCGCCTGGCGGAAACCGGCATTCGCTTTGAGCATGCTTACATGAGTTCGTGGTGCATGCCAGCCCGAGCCATGATGCTCACCGGATTGCAGCAGCACGATATACCAAGCCTTCACATGGAAGGACCCTATCCCGGTGCGGCCTACGACCCCGACGAGATGCAGTTTTGGCCCAAGCATTTAAAAGAAAACGGCTACACGACCGGTCATGTTGGCAAATGGCACACAGCGAACGACACTGCCTATGGCCGCGCCTGGGACTACCAATATGCCTGGGTCCGGCCCGTCCCCACTCCAGGAAATTCACGCGAGTATTACGTAGACCAAACCATCATTGAGAACGGTAAAAAAATTGGTCCAGTCGATGCTTACGCGACCGACAACTATACCGATCGCGCCATTGAGTTCATCAAAGGTGACCATCGAGACGATGATAAACCCTGGTATCTATGGCTTTGCTATACCGCGGTTCATGGACCCTTTACTCCGGCTGATCGACATTTGGAAGAATACGACGGTGTCGACATCCCAGAACCCGCCGACCTCTACCCACCACGTCCCGGAAAACCTGAATATTCCGGAACAACCAGCCGATACAAAGCCGACGATAAAGGAATCGCTCGTTTGTATTCAAACGGAAGATACGGCGAGTCTCTCTACGATGGAACTAGGCAATACCACCAGGCAGTCATTGGAATCGATGAGAACGTAGGCCGTCTCATTCGCACCCTAAAATCCACCGGACAACTGGAGAACACCCTGGTCGTCTATACAGCCGATCAAGGATTTGCCTGGGGACAACATGGCTTTCGCCACAAACTAGCTCCCTATGCCGCCAATATCCGTGTTCCCTTTATCGTATCGATGCCAGGAACGGTCACCGAGGGTGAAGTCTGCACCTCACCTGTCGGAGGCATAGACCTCATTCCTACCTTCTACAAATTTGCTGGCATTGATCTGCCCTGGAACATGCACGGCCGTGATCTTACCCCACTATTTAGACGACCAAATCGAAAATGGGATCACCCACTATTCCTGACATACACAGCGCGTTCATATCGTCCAGATACTCATACTATTCAAAAGAAAGAGGAACTTCCTGGCCAGGTTCCCTGGTATGGATTTGTGATAAAAGATCGCCTCAAGTACATCCAAACGTTCATCGAAGGAGAAATCCCGGAACTCTACCATATCGACAACGATCCGCACGAACTGCACAATCTGGCGCTGATGCCACAGTATCGTACTCAGGTCAAAAAACACCAGAAGCTGTTGGTTTCGGAACTTAAACGAACCAATGCACAATTTGTAGATTCGCTACCTACGGTGAAAGGGTTTTAG
- a CDS encoding NAD-dependent succinate-semialdehyde dehydrogenase, with product MDTYGLFLNGEWIESDEKLTVRDKGNGTVIAEVSTVDRAGVRKAIEDAEAVRLEWAATTGMSRGDLLLKLAEELSRRADEIAHDITLENGKPLPQSKGEVGMAIDHIRWFAEEARRSYGRNVPHQAPGRRHMILKQPIGVVGAIAPWNFPLVLSLRKVAAALAVGCPVILKPASVTPICAVKLAECIEAAGFPKGVFQLVAGKASEIAGEMLENPLCRKISFTGSTEVGKKLIQGASTTCTKLSLELGGNAPLIVFEDADLDKAVEGALITKFRNTGQSCIGSNRIYVQRSIFDAFVEKFVAGTKSLKVGYGLEEGVEIGPLIDEAGRSGALEFIQDAVEKGAQLLCGGEVVDGQGVFMTPAVLSDIPVEARCMSEEIFAPVAPVLSFDTEEEVIKKANDTEYGLAAYAFTNDLNRSMRLAEQLEAGTIGINESVPATSNCPFGGFKQSGWGRELGSEGVEAYLETKHVSFGGI from the coding sequence CGGAAGCCGTCCGATTGGAATGGGCTGCGACCACAGGAATGTCGCGCGGAGATCTCCTTCTGAAATTGGCGGAAGAGCTGAGTCGTCGAGCGGATGAGATCGCCCATGATATCACTCTGGAGAACGGCAAGCCGCTCCCGCAGAGTAAAGGCGAGGTTGGTATGGCGATCGACCATATCCGCTGGTTTGCTGAAGAAGCTAGAAGAAGCTATGGGAGGAACGTGCCTCACCAGGCTCCTGGGAGAAGACACATGATACTCAAACAACCAATAGGCGTAGTCGGTGCCATTGCGCCCTGGAATTTTCCTCTGGTGCTATCCCTTCGCAAGGTAGCTGCGGCGCTTGCGGTGGGTTGTCCTGTGATTTTGAAACCTGCCTCTGTTACGCCCATCTGCGCAGTTAAATTAGCAGAGTGCATCGAAGCGGCTGGATTTCCTAAAGGTGTTTTTCAGTTAGTAGCCGGGAAGGCGTCTGAGATTGCCGGTGAAATGTTGGAGAATCCACTTTGTCGAAAAATCTCTTTCACAGGCTCTACTGAGGTGGGTAAAAAGCTGATCCAAGGTGCTTCCACCACATGTACTAAGTTGTCATTAGAGCTGGGAGGCAATGCGCCTTTGATCGTGTTTGAGGATGCCGATCTGGACAAAGCGGTTGAAGGAGCCTTGATCACAAAGTTTCGCAACACCGGCCAATCTTGCATCGGATCCAATCGCATTTACGTCCAACGATCGATTTTTGATGCCTTCGTCGAAAAATTTGTTGCTGGCACAAAATCCTTAAAGGTCGGTTACGGTTTAGAGGAAGGCGTGGAAATCGGACCCTTGATCGATGAGGCAGGCAGGTCAGGAGCGTTGGAGTTTATCCAGGATGCGGTTGAGAAAGGAGCCCAGCTGCTTTGTGGTGGCGAGGTGGTCGATGGCCAAGGGGTGTTTATGACGCCCGCAGTCCTGTCTGATATTCCTGTCGAAGCGCGCTGTATGTCAGAGGAAATTTTTGCACCCGTTGCACCGGTATTGTCTTTCGATACGGAAGAGGAAGTGATCAAGAAGGCAAACGACACGGAATATGGTCTGGCCGCCTATGCTTTCACCAATGACTTGAATCGAAGCATGAGATTGGCCGAGCAGCTTGAAGCCGGAACCATCGGTATCAATGAATCGGTTCCCGCAACCAGCAATTGTCCTTTTGGAGGATTTAAGCAAAGTGGTTGGGGTCGCGAATTAGGATCAGAAGGTGTTGAAGCTTATCTGGAAACCAAACACGTTTCTTTTGGAGGTATTTAG
- a CDS encoding class II aldolase/adducin family protein, with product MIKEKVSLYQPDQEGRIFPVEPEFYNFDDHRRHLKEHLAAACRFFHKCRFDFGFAGHLTIRDPERPELYWTNPMAVPFSKVCVSNLILVDHSGKVIEGDYAVNQAGFVLHGAVHEDHPEIIAMCHAHTIYGTAWAATRRHLDPISQDAAAFYEDHVVITDEGGKVAVEAKAGYEVSAAFGNNKAAIHQNHGLLTASRHSIDSAAFWFSALERCCQQQLLIEASGIRPKMVPHEKAQYSHEHIGSEYIGWLHFQTIFDEVSTTQPDLFD from the coding sequence ATGATTAAGGAAAAAGTGTCACTCTATCAACCCGACCAGGAAGGTCGCATTTTTCCAGTGGAGCCTGAGTTCTACAATTTTGATGACCATCGCCGCCACCTCAAGGAACACTTGGCAGCCGCCTGTCGGTTCTTCCATAAATGCAGATTTGATTTTGGCTTTGCCGGACATTTAACAATTCGTGATCCGGAGCGCCCGGAGCTTTATTGGACAAATCCCATGGCCGTTCCCTTCTCGAAAGTCTGTGTTTCGAACCTCATTCTGGTCGACCACTCAGGCAAAGTAATCGAAGGCGACTATGCGGTAAATCAGGCTGGCTTCGTCCTTCACGGAGCGGTTCATGAAGATCATCCCGAGATAATAGCCATGTGCCATGCACACACAATTTACGGTACGGCTTGGGCTGCTACCAGACGCCACCTCGATCCTATTAGCCAGGACGCAGCTGCTTTTTACGAAGACCATGTAGTCATTACCGACGAAGGTGGAAAGGTCGCCGTCGAAGCAAAAGCAGGTTACGAAGTTTCTGCAGCCTTCGGAAATAATAAGGCCGCCATTCATCAAAATCACGGACTCCTGACCGCCAGTCGTCACAGCATCGATTCAGCTGCCTTCTGGTTCTCGGCCCTCGAACGATGCTGCCAACAGCAACTGCTGATCGAGGCATCCGGTATAAGACCCAAAATGGTCCCTCACGAAAAAGCACAATACTCGCACGAGCACATAGGCAGCGAGTATATCGGCTGGCTTCATTTTCAGACGATATTTGACGAGGTTTCAACAACCCAACCTGATCTATTCGACTAA
- a CDS encoding arylsulfatase: protein MKKPNIILILADDMGYSDIGCYGGEMDTPNLDRLAAQGLRYTQFYNTARCCPTRASLLTGMNPHQVDIGHMAHFDDDLDGYRGDLSKQCVTIAEVLKQGGYNTYLSGKWHVCKQLLEEHGDGSNWPCERGFDRFYGITGGAASYYDPPTLTQDRKNIDPPQDSDYYFTDDVSDHACQFIREHKENDSDKPFFLYTAYTAPHWPLHAKKEDIEKYKGRFSEGWDVLREQRLKRMEDIGIVKPDTELTKRDSTQPDWGDTKDKAWQERRMEVYAAQVDSMDQGIGRMLDALEEQGELENTLILFLSDNGACAEEIFDTFFPYEKPSGEGRAKPLSCRAHTRDGRVMQHGNDPQVMPGDETNFQSYGVAWANLSNTPFREYKHFVHEGGIATPLVAHWPKGFESRGELRHQTGQLMDIMATIVDVSGAEWPKERDGLSIQPQEGSSLRTTFDSQISDRPPLAWEHEGNCAYRDGKWKLVKRWDRESWELYDMEVDRTELNDLSADQPELHKELLDKYHTWAKRVGVIPWDKIEAGRNAQGIYTDWMPHPHD, encoded by the coding sequence ATGAAGAAACCTAACATAATCCTCATTCTAGCCGATGATATGGGCTATTCTGACATTGGCTGTTATGGCGGCGAAATGGATACCCCGAACCTCGATCGATTAGCGGCACAAGGGCTTCGCTACACACAGTTTTATAATACGGCTCGTTGTTGCCCGACTCGCGCCAGTTTGCTGACCGGAATGAACCCCCATCAGGTAGACATCGGCCACATGGCTCATTTTGACGATGATCTCGATGGCTATCGGGGTGACCTATCTAAACAGTGTGTGACTATTGCCGAGGTGTTGAAGCAAGGTGGATACAATACCTACCTTTCGGGCAAGTGGCATGTTTGTAAGCAATTGTTGGAGGAACACGGTGACGGATCCAACTGGCCCTGTGAACGTGGCTTTGATCGCTTTTACGGAATTACGGGTGGAGCTGCCAGTTACTACGATCCGCCAACATTGACTCAAGATCGCAAAAATATCGATCCACCTCAAGACAGCGACTACTACTTTACGGACGATGTCTCGGATCATGCATGCCAATTTATCCGTGAGCACAAGGAAAACGATTCGGATAAACCTTTCTTTTTATATACAGCTTACACGGCTCCGCATTGGCCTCTGCATGCAAAGAAGGAAGATATTGAAAAATACAAAGGCCGGTTCAGCGAAGGCTGGGACGTATTGCGTGAGCAGCGTTTAAAACGCATGGAGGACATAGGTATCGTGAAACCGGATACTGAATTGACCAAGAGAGATTCAACTCAACCGGATTGGGGAGATACTAAGGATAAAGCGTGGCAGGAGCGCCGGATGGAAGTGTATGCGGCTCAGGTTGATTCTATGGATCAAGGGATTGGAAGAATGCTGGATGCCTTGGAAGAACAGGGAGAACTCGAGAACACCCTGATTCTGTTTCTATCTGACAACGGTGCCTGTGCAGAGGAGATATTTGATACGTTCTTTCCTTACGAAAAACCTTCAGGTGAGGGGAGGGCTAAACCTCTTTCGTGTCGGGCGCATACACGCGATGGAAGAGTGATGCAGCATGGGAATGATCCTCAAGTAATGCCTGGAGATGAAACCAATTTTCAAAGCTATGGCGTGGCCTGGGCGAACCTTTCAAATACTCCATTCCGTGAGTATAAACATTTTGTGCACGAGGGAGGGATTGCGACTCCATTGGTCGCTCATTGGCCCAAAGGATTTGAAAGTCGTGGGGAGCTGCGGCACCAGACCGGCCAGTTGATGGACATCATGGCTACAATTGTAGATGTGAGTGGTGCTGAATGGCCGAAGGAAAGGGATGGATTGTCCATTCAGCCTCAGGAGGGAAGTAGTCTTCGTACGACCTTTGACTCTCAGATATCTGATCGCCCGCCCTTAGCCTGGGAGCACGAAGGAAACTGTGCTTACCGTGATGGTAAATGGAAACTGGTTAAGCGCTGGGATCGTGAGAGTTGGGAGCTCTATGACATGGAGGTCGACCGAACGGAATTAAATGATCTATCGGCGGATCAACCTGAGCTCCACAAAGAGTTACTGGATAAATACCACACTTGGGCAAAACGAGTGGGGGTGATTCCTTGGGACAAAATTGAGGCCGGGCGAAATGCTCAGGGTATCTATACCGATTGGATGCCGCATCCGCACGATTAG